The window gggcaccccgaggacccccaaacacccccctgggcaccccaaacacccccccgggcaccccgacacccccaggcaccccaaggacccccaaacacccccccggggcaccccgagacccccaaacacccccctgggcaccccaaacaccccccgggcaccccgacacccccaggcaccccaaggacccccaacacccccccggggcaccccaaacaccccccgggGCACCCCTGACACCCCAGGCACCCGCCCGGGCACCCTGAGCACCCCGGGGCACCCTGagcaccccaaacaccccccctgggccaccccaaacaccccccgggcaccccgacacccccAGGCACCCCAAGGACGCCCAAACACCCCCCGGGGCACCCTGAACACCCCCGGGCACCCTGAGCACCCCCCAGGGCACCCTGaggacccccaaacacccccctgggcacccaaaacacccccctgggcaccccaaggaccccaaacacccccccagggcaccctgaACACCCCCAGGggcacccccaacaccccccgggcaccccaacagcccctgaacaccccccggggcaccctgaggacccccaaacacccccctgggCACCGCAAACACCCCCTGGGCACCCTGAACCCCCCCTGGGGTACCCCTGAcaccccccgggcaccccaaggacccccgtacacccccctgggcaccccgaggacccccaaatacccccctgggcACCCTACAACCCCCCTATacacccccccgggcaccccaagACCCCCCAGACACCCCTCCGGGCACCCCAAGACCCCCTATAcaccccccccgggcaccccaacccccccccgggcaccccaaggTCCCCCAGAcacccctcagggacccccaaggaccccccccggCCACTGAGGCGGGTGCTgacggggggggccgggggcgcagggcggcgctggcggcccacgggctgggggccgggggcaccCGCAACATCGCCGGGACGTCGCCGCTGCACGGGGCGCTGGAGGCCGCCCTGGCCCGGCTgcaccgccagccccgcgccctgctcttctcctcctgcttcGCCGCCAACGACACCGCCCTGGCCACGCTGGCccgcctcctgccaggtgagccccccggacgccggggccccgcgcctGCGGGACCCCTGCCCGCCGCGGtcgggggcgcccggacgccggggcccccggggcctGCGGGACCCCTGCCCGCCGCGGtcgggggcgcccggacgccggggccccggggcctgCGGGACCCCTGCCCGCCGCGGTCGGGGGCGCGGACCGCGGGCCCCGGGGCCTGCGGGACCCTTCCCGCCTCGGtcgggggcgcccggacgccggggccccgggcccTGCGGGACCCCTGCACGCCGCGGtcgggggcgcccggacgccggggccccggggcctgcgggacccctgcccgccgcggtcgggggcgcccggacgcccgGGGCCACGAGGCCCTGCGGGACCCCTGCCCGCTGCGgtcggggcgcccggacgccggggcccatGGGATGCCCGGACACTGGGGCCCTCGGGGCCTGGGGGGCACCCGTGTGCCGGGgttgggggcgcccggacgccggggcccccggggcttGTGGACCCCGGCACACTGGGGTGGGGGGCCACCTGGATGTCAGGAGCCCCcgggacgcccggacgccggggcccgctgtgTGATGctgatggggtggggggaggcctggacgccggggcccggggacagggggacgcccggacgccagggccctgGACGGGGTGCTGGGGCGGGAGGGACGCCCGGACGctggggcccgcggcggggggccgcccggacgccggggcccgcggcggggtgctggggcgggagggacgcccggacgccggggcccgcggcggggtgccggggcgggagggacgcccggacgccggggcccgcggcggggtgctgcggcggggggccgcccggacgcggggcccgcggcgggggccgcccggacgccggggcccgcggcgggggctgaCGGGCGCCGGCAGGCTGCGAGGTGTTCTCGGACGCGGGGAACCACGCGTCGCTGATCCAGGGCATCCGGGCCAGCGGGGCCCCCAAGCACCTCTTCCGCCACAACGACCCCCAGCACCTGGCCCAGGCTGCtggcccgcagcccccccgggcgGCCCAAGATCGTCGCCTTCGAGTCCCTGCACTCCATGGACGGTGagaccccccccgggcccccccggacccctcgtcccccccacgtcccccccagaccccccgggccccccggagccccacgtcccccccagacccccccggaccccctcgtcccccccacgtccccccagagcccctcgtccccccccggggcggcccaAGATCGTCGCCTTCGAGTCCCTGCACTCCATGGATGGTgagacccccccgggccccccccagccccacgtcccccccagacccccccggacccccacatcccccccacgtccccccggagccccacgtcccccccacatcccccccggagccccacatcccccccacgtcccccctggacccccacgtccccccacatcccccccgcgagccccacatcccccccacgtccccccggaccccacgtcccccccagacccccccggacccccacatcccccacgtcccccccggagccccacgtccccccccccgggcggcccaAGATCGTCGCCTTCGAGTCCCTGCACTCCATGGACGGTgagacccccccgggcccccccagccccacggcccccccggaCCAACACGTCCCCCCGgagccccacgtcccccccggacccacacatccccccccacgtcccccccggaCCCCACGTCCCCCCGGGCGGCCCAAGATCGTCGCCTTCGAGTCCCTGCACTCCATGGACGGTGagaccccccccgggcccccccggacccccacgtcccccccggacccccacatcccccccagccccacaccccccagccccacacacaccccccagccccacaacccccccagccccacatcccccagccccacacacccccccagccccacgtccccccagccccacaccccccccagccccacacacccagccccacaccccctcagccccacacacccccccagccccacacccccctcagccccacatccccccagccccaatcccccccagccccacaccccccccagccccacatcccccccagccccccccacacccccccagccccacatcccccccagccccacacacccccccagccccacatcccccccagccccacacacaccccccagccccacatcccccccagcccccacacacccccccagccccacgtccccccagcccacgtccccccagccccacacccccccagccccacggctgacgggggtcccggggcccaggctccatcGCGCCGCTGGCCCGGCTCTGCGAGGTGGCGCACGCCCACGGCGCCATCACCTTCGTGGACGAGGTGCACGCCGTGGGGCTCTACGGCCCCCGGGGCGCCGGCATCGCCGAGCGCGACCGCCTGCCCCACCGCGTCGACGTCGTCTCCGGCACCCTCGGTctgcgccccccccaccccccaccggggggctgggggtctggggggtctgggggggtctggggggtctggggggtctagggggtctagggggctggggggctgggggtctaGGCGGgtctggggggctgggggggtctaggggggtctgggggtctatggggctgggggtctaggggggtctggggggggtctaggggggtctagggggctggggggtctatggggctggaGGTCtatggggggtctatggggtctgggggggtctatgggggtctaggggggtctgggggatctatggggctgggggatctatggggggtctatggggggtctggggcagTCTATGGGTCtgtgggggtctatggggggtctggggggctctaTGGGGGGTCTGGAGGTctatgggggctgggggggtctatgggggtctGGGGcggtctatggggctgggggtctatggggggtctatgggggctgagggggtctacgggggtctaggggggtctgggggggtctatggggctgggggtctatggggggtctatggggggtctatgggggctgggggtctatggggggctatgggggctgAGGGGGTCTATGGAGGTCTACGGGGGTCTGGGGGATCTATGGGGCTGGGGGATCtatggggggtctatgggggtctatggggggtcctggggcagTCTATGGGTCTGCAGGGGTctatggggagtctggggggcTCCATGGGGGGTCTGGAGGTctatgggggctgggggggtctatgggggtctGGGcggtctatggggctgggggtctatgggggtctatggggggtctatggggttTGGGGCAGTCTATGGGTCTGGGGGGGCCTATGGGGGGTCTGAggggtctatggggctgggggtctgaggggggtctatggggctgggggggtctggggggtctgggggggatctatggggccgggggggctccgggggcgctgacccccgtcccccccccagggaaggcggtgggggccgtggggggggatctatggggccggggggggctccgggggcgctgacccccgtcccccccccagggaaggcggtgggggccgtggggggggatctatgggccggggggggctccgggggcgctgacccccgtccccccccaggGAAGGcggtgggggccgtggggggggatctatggggccggggggggctccgggggcgctgacccccgtccccccccaggGAAGGcggtgggggccgtggggggctacATCGCGGGGCCGGCGGTGCTGGTGGACGCCGTGCGCTCGCTGGGGCCCGGCTTCATCTTCACgacggcgctgccgccggcggtggcggccggggcgctggcggcgctgcgggTGCTGGGGGGCGCCGAGGGGGGGGCGCTGCGCCGGGCCCACCAGCGCCACGCCAAGCAcctgcgcctgctgctgcgcgACCGCGGcctgcccgccctgccctgccccagccacaTCGTGCCCCTCTGGGTGAGCGCCGccgggcccggacgccggggcccctggggaacggggggggccctgcccggacgccggggcccctggggaaTGGGGGatccctgcccggacgcctgggcccctggggactGAGGgggccctgcccggacgcctgggcccctggggaatGGGGGGggccctgcccggacacctgggggtccctgcccggacgccggggcccctggggaaTGAGGgggccctgcccggacgcctgggcccctggggactGAGGggtccctgcccggacgcctgggcccctggggaatGAGGGGTCCCTGCccagacgccggggcccctggggacTGAGGGATCCctggccggacgccggggccccatGGCGGTGGGGAATGGGGGGtccctgcccggacgccggggccccacggcggtggggggggggtccctgcccggacgccggggccctgggGACTGAGGGGTCCCTGGCCGGACGCCGGGCTGacgcgggggggacgggggcgcAGGTGGGCGACGCGGCGCTGAACACCCGCCTGAGCCGGGCGCTGCTGGAGGAGCACGGGCTCTACGTGCAGGCCATCAACTACCCGACGgtgccccgggggcaggagctgctgcgccTGGCGCCCACCCCCCACCACACCCCCGCCATGATGGAGAACCTCGTCGGTGAGTCGGGGGGGGGCacggaggcggcggggaggggggctccggggggcgctggagccgcCCcctgatgccccccccccccgccccgcagaccGGCTCTCCGAGtgctggggggcgctggggctgccccgcgagggcccccccggcccggcctgcgcctcctgccagcgcccgcTGCACTTCGCCCTCATGAGCGAGTGGGAGCGCGAGCACTTCGCCGGCCTGGGGCCGCGCTACGTCACCGGGCGGGCCtgagcccggacgccggggccccccgccgccgacgccacccccggacgcctggaccccgccgcctccgcgccctgggggcccccggacgcctgggcccccctgctGATGCCACCCCCGGACGCTTGGACCCTGCCACCTCTGCGCCCtgggggcccccggacgcctgggcccccctgctGATGCCActcccggacgccagggcccccctGCTGATGgcaccctcggacgcctgggcccccctgctGATgccacccccggacgcctggaccccGCCGCCTCTGCGCCctgggggtccccggacgccggggccctcctgCTGATGccactcccggacgcctgggcccccctgctGATGCCACCCCTGGACCCTGTTGCCTCCACACCCTGGGGGTCCCCGGATGCTGGGGCCCCCCGCTGATgcccccccggacaccggggccctcCCGCCGATGCcactcccggacgccggggccccccccacTGATgcccccccggacaccggggcccccctGCTGATGCCACCCCCGGATGCCTGGACCCCACCGCCTCCGCGCCCtgggggccccccggacgccagggcccccgCTGATGCCACCCCTGGACCCTGTTGCCTCCACACCCTGGGGGTCCCCGGATGCCGGGGCCCCCCCGCTGATgcccccccggacaccggggccctcCCGCTGAtgccccccccggacaccggggcccccctGCTGATGCCACCCCCGGATGCCTGGACCCCGCCGTCTCCGCGCCCTGGGGGCCCTGGGACGCCAGGGCCCCCGCTGACGCCACCcctggacgccggggccctcctgCTGatgccccccccggacgccggggcccctccccgCTGatgccccccccggacgccggggccctcgcaGCGCAATAAACCTCCCTGGCACCACCACTGCTGGCTCCTGTCTCTCGGGGGGaggcgcctcccccccccccgccactgtcCCCACTCCAAGCACGTGCCTGggcccccggatgcctgggcccctgcgggggggcgggggggggacgagggTGGGGCagccgccggacgcctgggccctttcccctCGCCAGCGCGAGGCTGGGGaatgaggaaggagctggggggggggggcggctccgaccccccccccccggccccgataGCATctctggcccccggggccgccggcggccctgACGTCAGCGGCGCAgcggggggccggacgcctgggcccctctccccagcggggggccggacgcctgggcccggcgTGGGACGGgggacttccccccccccccccggccgcctcccagTCGCGGCAGGACCCGGCTGCGGGCACCgtcggggacccaggcgtccgggagcctctgcgccccccccccccactgaggGACCCCCGCCAAAATGAACGAGGAGGtacctgggggcccaggcgtccgggggcccccaaagtgggaggcggcgggaggggcccgggtggggggggggcacttcTCTGCGTCCCCTCGCTTGTCaccgtgttccccccccccgtgcacgcgccccccccgccccgtgcacCCTGACCCCCGTGCACAGGTTCCCCCCCCACGCCCGCCCCCCCATTGCACGCCAACCCCCATTGCACGctgccccccctcacccccccattGCACACCCCCATTGCACGTCCCCCCCATTGCACCATGTCCCCCCCATTGCACACCCCCCCATTGCAtgccccccatgcacccccccatgccccccattgcacccccattgcacccccccattgcaccccccatcgcacccccccattgcacccccatgtccccccatcgcaccccccatcgcaccccccatgccccccattgcaccccccatgcccccccattgCACACCCCATTGCACGTCTCCCATCGCaccccccatcgcaccccccatgacccccattgcaccccccattgcacccccccattgcacccccccattgcacccccccatgccccccattgcaccccccatgcccccccattgcaccccccatcgcaccccccatgcccccccatcgcaccccccatgcccccccattgcacccccccattgcaccccccatcgcacccccccattgcacccccatgccccccatcacaccccccatcgcaccccccatgcccccccatcgcaccccccattgcaccccccatgcccccccatcgcacccccccatgcccccccattgcacccccccattgcaccccccatcgcacccccccattgcacccccccatcgcacccccccattgcacccccccatgcccccccatcgcaccccccatgcccccccattgcaccccccatcgcaccccccatTGCACatcccccattgcacccccccatgcccccccattgCACACCCCTATCgcaccccccatgcccccccattgcacccccatcACACCCCCATGCACCCCATGCACCCCCTCATTGCAcccccccatcgcacccccccatgccccccattgCACACCCCATTGCACgtcccccattgcaccccccatgccccccattgcaccccatcgcaccccccatggccccccatcgcaccccccatgccccccattgcaccccatcgcaccccccatggccccccatcgcaccccccatgccccccattgcaccccccatcgcacccccccattgcacgtcccccattgcacccccccatgcccccccattgcaccccccatgcccccccatcgcacccccccatgccccccattgaacccccccatcgcaccccccattgcacccccccattgcacacccccattgcaccccccattgcaccccccatgcccccccattgaaccccccattgcaccccccccattgcacccccccatcgcaccccccatgcccccccattgcaccccccattgcaccccccatcgcaccccccattgcaccccccatcgcaccccccatgcccccccatcgcaccccccattgcacccccccatgcccccccattgcaccccccattgcactccccatgcccccccattgcacacccccatcgcaccccccatgccccccattgcaccccccattgcacccccccatgcccccccattgcacccccccatcgcaccccccatgcccccccattgcacacccccatcgcaccccccatgcccccccattgcaccccccatcgcacccccccatcgcaccccccattgcaccccccattgcaccccccatgccccc of the Struthio camelus isolate bStrCam1 chromosome 38, bStrCam1.hap1, whole genome shotgun sequence genome contains:
- the LOC138063974 gene encoding LOW QUALITY PROTEIN: 5-aminolevulinate synthase, erythroid-specific, mitochondrial-like (The sequence of the model RefSeq protein was modified relative to this genomic sequence to represent the inferred CDS: deleted 1 base in 1 codon), producing the protein MAALLRCPALAREPRLLLSLARRCPALARGLAAAPPAPTQVSRRPSAPSWSWGGRPASCSAPPGGAGGRRPPRASPPGLAAGVAAGAEESPEEPERRLQDNLPEDAFPYEAVLGARLAALRRTHTYRVFTAVARRADAPPWPPPAPPPARQVWCSNDYLGMSRHPAVLRAARAALAAHGLGAGGTRNIAGTSPLHGALEAALARLHRQPRALLFSSCFAANDTALATLARLLPGCEVFSDAGNHASLIQGIRASGAPKHLFRHNDPQHLAQLLARSPPGRPKIVAFESLHSMDGSIAPLARLCEVAHAHGAITFVDEVHAVGLYGPRGAGIAERDRLPHRVDVVSGTLGKAVGAVGGYIAGPAVLVDAVRSLGPGFIFTTALPPAVAAGALAALRVLGGAEGGALRRAHQRHAKHLRLLLRDRGLPALPCPSHIVPLWVGDAALNTRLSRALLEEHGLYVQAINYPTVPRGQELLRLAPTPHHTPAMMENLVDRLSECWGALGLPREGPPGPACASCQRPLHFALMSEWEREHFAGLGPRYVTGRA